In Puntigrus tetrazona isolate hp1 chromosome 22, ASM1883169v1, whole genome shotgun sequence, one genomic interval encodes:
- the LOC122328128 gene encoding major histocompatibility complex class I-related gene protein-like yields the protein MNFIFFIYITFGSFRTTYTRLNEDTAEGIPKIYSVSTLDGRQIDYYDNETEKLMPRQYWMEKFASGDKWNNYTEIRERVRQTSKQFSQLHSDYMYERVHGCVWDDETEDSHGFEEYSCDGKEFISLDLKENRYTPHVPQAEPTVLEWNNDRKRLDFLKRYYQHECTDWLKELLKFSKATFEETENQKILNGEDSKSSASDGSYGLVALITILVVVILILVYILGKNWNKLIPYCKSLMNYQTVPQT from the exons ATGAACTTTATTTTCTTCATCTACATTACCTTTGGTTCATTCAG GACTACATACACCAGACTAAATGAAGACACGGCTGAAGGAATACCCAAGATTTATTCCGTATCTACTCTGGATGGACGACAGATTGATTATTATGACAATGAGACAGAGAAGCTGATGCCCAGACAGTACTGGATGGAGAAGTTTGCATCTGGAGATAAATGGAACAACTACACTGAGATCAGAGAACGAGTCCGGCAGACCAGCAAACAATTCAGCCAGTTACATA GTGATTATATGTATGAGAGGGTGCATGGATGTGTTTGGGACGATGAGACTGAAGACTCTCACGGGTTTGAGGAGTACAGTTGTGATGGAAAGGAGTTCATCTCACTGGACCTGAAGGAGAACAGGTACACTCCACATGTACCGCAGGCAGAACCCACGGTGCTGGAGTGGAACAATGACAGAAAACGGCTTGATTTCCTGAAACGGTACTATCAACACGAGTGCACGGACTGGCTGAAAGAGTTACTGAAGTTTTCTAAAGCTACATTTGAGGAAACAGAAAACCAGAAGATCCTGAATGGGGAGGACAGCAAGA gttCTGCATCAGATGGTTCATATGGGCTTGTTGCTTTAATTACTATCCTAgttgttgtcattttaattttggtctATATACTTGGGAAAAACTGGAATAAACTCATACCTT aCTGCAAGAGTTTAATGAATTATCAAACGGTTCCTCAGACGTAG